From one Coffea eugenioides isolate CCC68of chromosome 11, Ceug_1.0, whole genome shotgun sequence genomic stretch:
- the LOC113752794 gene encoding uncharacterized protein LOC113752794 yields MAPAARHQYRAPQFFAILAFLSCILIQIIGTAASAAGPYVRFGSPRGDWLNHGGDIYNRRYASGETKISPATASRLGLKWKFNAGGLVTGTPAVYDGVVYFTSWNGYVYAVKACDGSLVWKQNLKRLTGISGGQLLGFNSTIARSTPTVVAGDLDMLILGITGPAYVIAIKRSSGRLIWSTQLDTHPYAIITMSGTYYHGGFYVGVSSLEENAAIEECCTFRGSFVKLDARTGRILWKTFTLPDNHGQRGDYAGGAIWGSSASIDASRNHTVKKD; encoded by the exons ATGGCACCTGCAGCACGCCACCAATACCGGGCTCCCCAGTTTTTTGCCATCCTAGCTTTCTTATCATGCATTTTGATTCAAATTATCGGCACCGCGGCCAGTGCTGCTGGTCCATACGTACGTTTTGGTTCGCCACGGGGGGATTGGCTAAACCACGGGGGAGACATATACAACCGCAGATATGCCTCCGGGGAAACCAAAATTAGCCCTGCAACCGCATCTAGACTGGGGCTAAAATGGAAGTTCAATGCAGGGGGGCTGGTAACCGGAACCCCAGCTGTATATGACGGGGTTGTATATTTCACGAGTTGGAATGGGTACGTGTACGCGGTTAAAGCCTGTGATGGGTCTCTGGTGTGGAAACAGAATCTGAAACGACTCACCGGTATCAGTGGGGGCCAACTCCTGGGCTTCAACTCAACCATAGCCAGATCAACTCCCACCGTCGTGGCCGGTGATCTGGATATGCTGATTCTAGGAATCACGGGGCCTGCTTACGTCATTGCCATTAAACGGAGCTCTGGCAGGCTGATATGGTCAACTCAACTGGATACCCATCCCTACGCTATCATCACAATGTCCGGAACCTATTACCATGG AGGTTTTTACGTAGGAGTGTCTTCATTAGAAGAAAACGCTGCGATTGAGGAATGCTGCACATTTCGCGGTAGCTTCGTCAAGTTAGACGCTCGAACCGGCAGGATCTTGTGGAAGACTTTCACCTTGCCGGACAACCATGGGCAACGGGGAGATTACGCAGGAGGAGCCATATGGGGGAGCAGCGCATCAATCGATGCTTCAAGAAATCAC ACTGTCAAGAAAGACTAA
- the LOC113754459 gene encoding uncharacterized protein LOC113754459 — MALDMDNGKIRWYRQLGGYDVWFFACNNLSTPNCPSGPNPDADFGEEPMMLSIELNATKLDVVVAVQKSGFAWALDRDDGNIIWFTEAGPGGLGGGGTWGAATDTRKIYTNIANSNRMNFTLLPSKKVTNGGGWVAMDAPTGKILWSTADPKNATVNPVTIANGVLFGGSTYSTGPVYAINAETGKILWSYETGASVYGGMSVSNGCMYVGHGYRAPAFTAGTHLFAFCI; from the exons ATGGCACTGGACATGGACAATGGGAAAATCAGGTGGTACAGGCAGCTCGGAGGCTACGATGTCTGGTTCTTTGCTTGCAATAATTTGTCAACCCCTAATTGCCCAAGTGGGCCAAAcccggatgctgattttggggAGGAACCAATGATGCTAAGCATCGAACTTAATGCTACTAAACTAGACGTTGTCGTGGCTGTCCAGAAAAGTGGATTTGCATGGGCTTTGGATCGCGATGATGGGAACATTATTTGGTTTACC GAAGCTGGTCCCGGAGGTCTTGGCGGGGGAGGTACTTGGGGTGCGGCAACAGATACAAGGAAGATATACACAAACATTGCCAACAGCAACCGAATGAACTTTACTCTTCTGCCATCAAAGAAAGTCACAAATGGTGGAGGCTGGGTGGCGATGGACGCTCCAACCGGTAAAATTTTGTGGTCGACCGCTGATCCGAAGAATGCCACGGTTAATCCCGTCACTATAGCCAACGGTGTCCTTTTTGGGGGCTCAACATATTCAACGGGACCCGTGTATGCCATCAACGCTGAAACTGGGAAGATATTATGGTCCTATGAGACTGGAGCCTCCGTCTATGGTGGCATGTCAGTAAGCAATGGATGCATGTATGTGGGGCATGGGTACAGAGCTCCAGCCTTTACCGCCGGAACCCATCTCTTCGCTTTCTGCATATAA